A stretch of DNA from Rhizobacter sp.:
TCGCCCATGCAGTTTTCCTTGCCGCCGCAGCCGGTGGCGTCAATCGGCTCGTCGACGGCGACGATGATGTCGGCCACGGTGATCTCGTCGGACTTGCGGCCGAGTGAATAGCCGCCGCCAGGGCCACGGGTGCTTTCCACGAGCTCATGGCGGCGAAGCTTGCCGAACAGCTGCTCGAGGTAAGACAGAGAAATTTGCTGGCGAGCGCTGATGGCAGCCAGCGCAACGGGGCCGGTGTTCTCGCGCAGGGCGAGATCGATCATGGCGGTAACGGCAAAACGGCCTTTGGTGGTCAGTCGCATGAAATCCTCCTGGTGCCGGTGACAGCACGATTAGTCAATGAAAGCGATCAATGGTGGCTTCACGCTCGCAAGCACCGCCCTCATGGGGCGGGTTAACCCGCGGATTAATCCGACAGGTTTACTCAAGTATATATGAAACCCACTGATTCGGTCGGCATTGGCTAAGGAAGTTCCCCCTCGGTGAGCAGGCTCATTGGCCTGCTTTTCCACCCTGACACTTACTTCGACCCGGCCGGTTCGGGTGACACATTGTCGGTCCCCGGAGCCCCAAATGCTTGCTCTCTTAAGGTCGCAAGCTGATCCCGCACCCGCGCGGCTTTCTCGAATTCGAGGTTGCGAGCGTGTTCGAGCATCTGTTTTTCCAGCTGTTTGATGCGTTTTGCGAGGTCTTTCTCGGACAAGGCTTCAACCGCCGCAGCCTCCAAAACCCTCTGCGCGTCCTTGGTTTTCTCGCTATAGACGCCGTCAATCAGGTCGCGCACCTGCTTTTGAATGCTGCGCGGCGTGATGCCTTCGGCCTCGTTGTGCGCCATCTGCTTGGCGCGCCGCCGCTCGGTCTCGGTCAGCGCGAGCTTCATGGAGTCGGTGATCTTGTCGGCATAGAGGATGGCCTTGCCGTTCAGGTTACGGGCGGCGCGGCCGATGGTCTGGATCAGTGAGCGCTCCGAACGCAGGAAGCCTTCCTTGTCGGCATCGAGGATGGCCACGAGCGACACCTCGGGGATGTCCAGCCCCTCGCGCAGCAGGTTGATGCCCACCAGCACGTCGAAGGTGCCCAGTCGCAGGTCGCGCAGGATCTCGACACGCTCCACGGTGTCGATGTCGCTGTGCAGGTAGCGCACCTTCACGCCGTTGTCGCTCAGGTAGTCGGTGAGCTGCTCGGCCATGCGCTTGGTGAGCGTGGTGATGAGCACCCGCTCGTTGACTTTCACCCGCTCGTTGATCTCCTGCAGCACGTCGTCGACCTGGTGGGTGGCGGGGCGTACTTCCACCACCGGATCGATGAGCCCGGTCGGGCGCACCAGCTGCTCGACCACCTGCCCGGAGTTCTTCTTTTCGAAGTCGGCCGGCGTCGCCGAGATAAACATCACCTGGCGCATCTTCTTCTCGAACTCCTCGAACTTCAGCGGCCGGTTGTCGAGGGCGCTCGGCAAGCGGAATCCGTATTCGACGAGCGTCGTCTTGCGCGCCCGGTCGCCGTTGTACATGCCGCCCAGCTGGCCGATCAGGACGTGGGACTCGTCGAGGAACATCAGCGCGTCTTTCGGCAGGTAATCCACCAGCGTCGACGGCGGCTCGCCGGGCGCCGAGCCCGAAAGGTGCCGCGTGTAGTTCTCGATGCCCTTGCAGTGGCCGATCTCCTGCAGCATTTCCAGGTCGAACCGGGTGCGTTGTTCGAGCCGCTGAGCTTCGACGAGCTTGCCCGCCTTCACGAGTTCGTCGAGCCGCTCGCGCAACTCCTGCTTGATGGTGTCGATGGCGGCCAGCACACGGTCGCGCGGCGTCACGTAGTGGCTCGACGGGTAGACCGTGAAGCGGACGATCTTCTGTTTGATACGCCCGGTGAGCGGGTCGAAGAGCTGCAGTGTCTCCACCTCGTCGTCGAAGAGCTCGATGCGTACCGCCAGCTCCGAGTGCTCGGCCGGGAACACGTCGATCGTGTCGCCGCGCACGCGAAACGTGCCGCGCGAAAAATCCTGCTCGTTGCGTGTGTACTGCATGCGGATGAGCTGCGCGATCACGTCGCGCTGGCCCATCTTGTCGCCCTTCCTGAGCGTCATCACCATGCGGTGGTAGTCGTTCGGGTTGCCGATGCCGTAGATCGCCGAGACCGTGGCCACGATCACCACGTCACGCCGCTCCAGCAGGCTCTTCGTTGCGGAGAGGCGCATCTGCTCGATGTGCTCGTTGATTGAACTGTCCTTCTCGATGAACAGATCGCGCTGAGGCACGTAGGCCTCGGGCTGGTAGTAGTCGTAGTAGCTGACGAAGTACTCGACCGCGTTCTTCGGGAAGAACTCGCGGAACTCACTGTAGAGCTGCGCGGCGAGCGTCTTGTTGGGCGCGAACACGATCGCCGGCCGGCCGAGCCGGGCGATCACGTTGGCCATGGTGAAGGTCTTGCCAGAGCCGGTCACCCCCAGCAGCGTCTGGAAGCTCAGGCCGTCTCGCACGCCTTCCACCAGCTGCTGGATCGCCGCGGGCTGATCCCCGGCCGGCGGGTACGGCTGGAACAACTGAAACGGTGAATCGGGAAAGCTCACGAACTCGCCCGCCGCGGGCTGCTCGACCACTTCTGACATCTCGGCCATGGCAGATAAAATCTCCGGGTTTCCCCGCGCACGCAGGGCAATCGTTCAGGTTAGCCCAAATCATTCCCCCGCTCTACTGACAAGGACTGTCCCATGACCTCGTTGTTTGCCGCCGTTGAAATGGCCCCCCGCGACCCCATCCTGGGCCTGAACGAGCAGTTCAACGCCGACACCAACCCGAACAAGGTGAACCTCGGCGTCGGCGTGTACTTCGACGAGAACGGCAAGCTGCCCCTGCTCAAGTGCGTGGCCCAGGCCGAGAAGCAGATGATGGAAGCGCCGACCGCGCGCGGCTACCTGCCCATCGACGGCATCGCCGCGTATGACAAGGCCGTGCAAGGCCTCGTCTTCGGCGCCGACAGCGCCGCCGTGAAGGAAGGCCGTGTCGCCACCGTGCAGGGCATCGGCGGCACCGGCGGCCTGAAGATCGGCGCCGATTTCCTCAAGCGCCTGAACCCCAACGCCAAAGTGTTGATCAGCGACCCCAGCTGGGAAAACCACCGCGCGCTCTTCACCAATGCCGGCTTCACGGTCGACACCTACCCCTACTACGACGCGGCCAAGAAGGGCGTGAACTTCGACGCCATGCTCGCCGGCCTGAAGGCGGCGCCCGCCGGCACGGTCGTCGTGCTGCACGCCTGCTGCCACAACCCGACTGGCTACGACATCACCCCCGCCCAGTGGGCCCAAGTCGTCGATGCCGTCAAGGCCGCCAAGCTCGTGCCCTTCCTCGACATGGCCTACCAAGGCTTCGGCGAAGGCATCCAGGAAGACGGCGCCGTCATCGAGCAGTTCATGGCCGCCGGCCTCGACTTCTTCGTCTCCACCTCGTTCTCCAAGAGCTTCTCGCTCTACGGCGAACGTGTGGGCGCGCTCAGCGTGGTGTGCGAGAGCAAGGACGAAGCGGCCCGCGTGCTGAGCCAGCTCAAGATCGTGATCCGCACCAACTACTCCAACCCGCCGACGCACGGCGCACAGGTGGTGGCCACCGTGCTCA
This window harbors:
- the uvrB gene encoding excinuclease ABC subunit UvrB, translating into MAEMSEVVEQPAAGEFVSFPDSPFQLFQPYPPAGDQPAAIQQLVEGVRDGLSFQTLLGVTGSGKTFTMANVIARLGRPAIVFAPNKTLAAQLYSEFREFFPKNAVEYFVSYYDYYQPEAYVPQRDLFIEKDSSINEHIEQMRLSATKSLLERRDVVIVATVSAIYGIGNPNDYHRMVMTLRKGDKMGQRDVIAQLIRMQYTRNEQDFSRGTFRVRGDTIDVFPAEHSELAVRIELFDDEVETLQLFDPLTGRIKQKIVRFTVYPSSHYVTPRDRVLAAIDTIKQELRERLDELVKAGKLVEAQRLEQRTRFDLEMLQEIGHCKGIENYTRHLSGSAPGEPPSTLVDYLPKDALMFLDESHVLIGQLGGMYNGDRARKTTLVEYGFRLPSALDNRPLKFEEFEKKMRQVMFISATPADFEKKNSGQVVEQLVRPTGLIDPVVEVRPATHQVDDVLQEINERVKVNERVLITTLTKRMAEQLTDYLSDNGVKVRYLHSDIDTVERVEILRDLRLGTFDVLVGINLLREGLDIPEVSLVAILDADKEGFLRSERSLIQTIGRAARNLNGKAILYADKITDSMKLALTETERRRAKQMAHNEAEGITPRSIQKQVRDLIDGVYSEKTKDAQRVLEAAAVEALSEKDLAKRIKQLEKQMLEHARNLEFEKAARVRDQLATLREQAFGAPGTDNVSPEPAGSK
- a CDS encoding Fe-S cluster assembly transcription factor — encoded protein: MRLTTKGRFAVTAMIDLALRENTGPVALAAISARQQISLSYLEQLFGKLRRHELVESTRGPGGGYSLGRKSDEITVADIIVAVDEPIDATGCGGKENCMGDDAGRCMTHDLWSSLNAKMIEYLDSISLRKLVEEQLAKGVSIEEHPVKRAISTQPVVKPIKITAPNSVFALGGALSK
- a CDS encoding aspartate/tyrosine/aromatic aminotransferase, producing the protein MTSLFAAVEMAPRDPILGLNEQFNADTNPNKVNLGVGVYFDENGKLPLLKCVAQAEKQMMEAPTARGYLPIDGIAAYDKAVQGLVFGADSAAVKEGRVATVQGIGGTGGLKIGADFLKRLNPNAKVLISDPSWENHRALFTNAGFTVDTYPYYDAAKKGVNFDAMLAGLKAAPAGTVVVLHACCHNPTGYDITPAQWAQVVDAVKAAKLVPFLDMAYQGFGEGIQEDGAVIEQFMAAGLDFFVSTSFSKSFSLYGERVGALSVVCESKDEAARVLSQLKIVIRTNYSNPPTHGAQVVATVLNTPALRALWEEELAGMRVRIKEMRTLLVDKLKAAGIKQDMSFITSQKGMFSYSGLSKEQMQRLRSEFGIYGVDSGRICVAALNKKNIDAVVSAIAKVS